From Fusobacterium varium:
TGGTCCCACTAATACCATAAACTCTCCAGATTTTATTTCTAAATCTATCCCATGAACAGCTTTAAAACCATTAGGATATACTTTTTCAATATTTTTTAAAATAACTCCACTCATATCTGCTCCTTTTTCTGTATTCTTCAATAAGAATTATACCATATTTTTTCTTTGTTGTATAAAGGCAAAAGATAACTTGTTATTTTTAGTCTATTGACAATAATATTTGAATGTGATACAATTCATAAAATAATTAAATCCATAGAGAGAGATGGAGGGACAGGCCCTTTGATATCTCAGCAACCTGCTTTTAAGTGTGGTGCTAATTCCTGATAGATGGTTTAGATTCTAAGACTTTAAGCTTTTTTCATCTATCAGGTGGAAAAAGCTTTTTTTATTGGATTCAAACAGGAGATGAGCAAATGAAAATTTCAGAATTATTTAAAAGAAAAAAAACAATTGTATCCTTTGAAGTATTTCCGCCAAATAATATATATTCTTTAGAAGATGTCTATTCTTCCATTGATGAGCTTGCAAAATTACAACCTGACTTCATGAGCGTCACATATGGAGCTGGTGGAGCTACTCGTGGAAGAACAGTAGAGATTGCTTCAAAAATCAAAAATAACAACAAAATAGAAGCTCTTGCACATCTCACATGTCTGGGAGCTAAAAAAAATGAAATTGATGATATATTAGAACAGTTAAGAATAAATAATATAGAAAATATTCTTGCCTTAAGAGGAGATAAGCCTAAAGATGGTCTTCCTATTGAAGAGGGTGATTTTAAATATGCACAGGAACTTGTTTCATATGTAAAGAAAAAAAGGAACTTTTCAATAGGAGGAGCTTATTATCCAGAAGGTCATCAAGAAACAAATGATCTTCTTGATCTTTTTAATCTAAAAACAAAAGTAGATTCTGGAACTGATTTCCTTATCTCTCAAATATTCTTTGATAATGAATCTTTTTATCGTTTTAGAGATAAACTGGATAAACTTCATATAAACATACCATTAGTTGCTGGTATAATGCCTGTTACAAATGCAAAGCAAATAAGAAAAATAACTTCAATGTGCGGATGCAATATTCCTGAAAAATTTCAAAAGATATTAAATAAATATGAAAATAATACTCAAGCATTAAAAGAAGCTGGTACTGCATATGCCACTGAACAAATTATAGATTTAATAACATCTGATATTGATGGAATACATTTATATACTATGAATAAAGTAGATACAGCAAAAAAAATAATGGCAAATATTGCTCATATAAGAGAAATTTCTGGAGGTAGCAGATAATGATAAATGAACTAAAAAAAAGAATACTTGTATTAGATGGAGCTACTGGAACAGCTATTCAAAAATATAATCTTACAGAAGCTGATTTTCAAGGAAAAAAGGGCTGCAATGAAATTCTAAACATCACAAGACCTGACATTATTAAAGAAATACACACTGACTATATAAAAGCTGGAGCTGATATCATTGAAACCAACTCATTTAACTGCAACAGAATATCTCTGAAAGATTATGGAATAGAAGATATGTCTTATACTCTTTCAAGAAAAGGGACTGAATTAGCTAGGGAAATAGCAGATAATTTCTTTAAAACTTCTGGTAAAAGAATATATGTTGCTGGTTCTATTGGTCCTACAAGCAAAAGTCTTTCTCTTCCTATTGGAGATACTCCTTATGAAAGAGAAATTAATTTTGATCATATGAAAAACATATACTCTGAACAAATAGAAGGTGTCATAGATGGTGGTGCTGATTGTATATTGATAGAAACTATATTTGATGGATTAAGTGCTAAAGCTGCACTTATAGCTGCTGAGGATCTATTTGAAAAGAAAAAAATTCAACTTCCAATTATGATTTCTGCAACTGTAAACAAGCAGGGAAAAATTTTCTCAGGGCAAAGTATAGAATCATTAATTGTTGCTTTAGATAGACCTTCAGTTATTTCTTTTGGGCTCAATTGTTCTTTTGGAGCTAAAGACCTTATTCCAATGATAAAAAAAATAGCTGCTTTTACAGATAAATATGTTTCACTGTATCCAAATGCTGGGCTTCCTAATGAAAATGGTGAATATGAAGAAACTCCTGAAATAACAACTGGATATTTAAAAGAATTAGTAGATAAAAAACAGGTAAATATCCTTGGAGGATGCTGTGGGACACATTTTTCACATATCAAAGCAATAGCTGATTTAGTAGAAAATAGAGAACCCAGACCTATTATTGTTAAAGAAAATAAATGCTTTTTATCTGGAAATGAAATATATAATTTTAGTAATAAATTCACAGTAATTGGTGAAAGAAATAATGTAGCTGGCTCTAAAATATTTAAAACATTGATTGAGGAAAAAAACTATATAAAAGCCTTAGAAATAGCTCGTTCACAAATAGAAAAAGGAGCTGCTGTTTTAGATATCAATCTTGATGATGGATTACTGATATCTCATGAAGAAATGGAAAAATTCCTAAGAATAATACAAAACGATCCAATAGTTTCAAAAATTCCTATAATGATAGATTCATCAGATTTTCTTACTATTGAAACTGCTTTAAAAAATATAGCTGGAAAATCAATAGTAAATTCCATTTCTTTAAAAGAAGGGGAGGAGTCTTTCAGAAAAAAAGCCAGAATAATAAAAAAATATGGTGCTGCTGTTGTAATTATGGCTTTTGATGAAAAAGGACAGGGGATATCCTTTGAAAGAAAAATAGAAATCTGTAATCGTTCATATAAATTATTGAAAGAAGAAAAATTTTCAGACTTAGATATAGCTTTTGACCCAAATATACTTGCTATTGGTACTGGAAGTGAAGATGACAGATATAATGGATTAAATTTTTTAAAAACAGTTCAATGGATAAAAGAAAATCTTCCTCATTGCAGTATTACTGGAGGACTTAGCAATTTATCTTTTGCTTTTAGGGGAAATAATTCATTAAGAGCAGCTATACATTCTCTTTTTATCGAAATTGCAAAAGAAAAGGGAATGAATTTTGCCATAATGAACCCTAATGAAAAAATACCTCATCTGACTTCTTCTGAAAAAAACATCATTTTAGCATTGATAAATGGAGAAACAGAATCTCTTGATTCTATATTAGATCTTGCTGCAAGATTAAAAAATACTTCTATTAATTTAAAATCTAATAGTATACCTGCCAATAAGGCAATAAATAATGATTTTGAATCTTTAAAAACTAGAATAGAAAAAGCTCTTATCTATGGTGGAAGTACAACTTTTGATACAGATATAAATACTATTTTAGAAAATATGGCTCCTTTGGATATAATACAAAATATCTTAATGAAAGGTATGGATAAAATAGGTATTCTTTTTGAAAAAGGAGAACTTTATCTCCCACAACTTATAAGATCCGCAAGTGTTATGAATAAAGCAGTAGATATTCTCAAGCCTTATATGAAAGTAAAAGCTGATATAGGAATAAAAGGTAAAATTCTTATGGCTACTGTTGAAGGAGATGTTCATGATATAGGCAAAAATATTGCTGGAACAGTTCTAAAATGTAACGGTTATGAAGTAATAGATTTAGGAGTTATGGTAAGTAAAGAAAAAATATTAGAAGAAGCCATAAAAAATAATGTAGACATAATAACATTAAGTGGTCTTATTAGTCCTTCATTAAAAGAAATGGAAAAAACTCTGTTTCTTTTAAATAATAATAAAATATCTGTTCCTGTTCTTATAGCTGGAGCAGCTACATCAAAATTACATACTGCAGTCAAACTGGAACCATTGTATAAAAAAAGAACTTTTCATACTACAGATGCTTTGGATACTCTTACAATAATAAATCAACTTATCTATGGTGATAAAGAAGTCTTTATGGAAGAAAAAACAAAAGAGCTTGAAAACCTTTGCAGTATATATCTAAATACTAAAAAAGAAAATTCTGAAAAACAAATCTGTTTAAAAGATAATTTTTCTTCAGAAACTGTATTTCCAAATCAATTAGGAAAACAATATTTAGAATTTCCTCTCGAAAAAATTGAAAAATATATCAATTGGAATTTTCTTTTGCATAATATGAAAGTTAAAAATACTCCTTTAGAAGAACAGACATTAAATGATGCTAAATATATCTTCAATAAAATGAAAGAAAATAGTATAAAAATAAAATGTTCATTTGGAATTTTTTCATGTATAAAAAATTCAGATACTTTAACAATAAATGATGGAGATAAAAGCTGGAGCATCTCCTTTATAAGAGGAAAAATAAAAAATAAAGATATTGGAATAAGCGATTTTTTTAATAAAAAAGACTTTATAGGAGCTTTTGTTATTTCGGTAACTAGTTCTTTGTTCACTCATGATAATTATATGAGTATAATGGAAAATATCCTTCTTACAAGAATTGCAGAAGCAGCTTCTGAGTTTTTAGAAATTTATCTAAAAGAAGAAAATATCTGGGTTCCTAATATCAGACCTGCTATAGGTTATTCGTCAATTCCAGATCATTCTATTAAAAAAATTATTTTTGAAATCATTAATGGAGAAAAAACAGGAGCATCTCTCACTAATAATTTTGCTATGACTCCCTTGAGTACAGTATGTGGTATCTATATTTCCAATCCAAAAAGTTTTTATTTTAATTTGTAATAATTTTAAATACCTGATACAGTATATATTGAAGTTTATTAATTTAAGGAGGAAATATTATGATAGTTGTATATGCAAAATCTATTGTACCTGAAAAAAATATTGATAAATATTTAGAAATAGCAAAAAAGCTGGTAGAAGAAACAAGAAAAGAAAATGGAAATATTTTTTATGAACTGATACAAGACACAAATAATAAAAATATTCTTGCTTTTATAGAAAAATGGGAAAATATGGAAGTTTTGAATAAACATATGAAGACCTCACATTTTATTACACTTGTTCCCAAATTAAATGAATTAAGAGAGGGAGAATCTGAACTTACTATACATGAAATTTTATTTTAAAAAAAGGCAGTCTGTCTATAAAACAGGCTGCCTTTTTATTTATTAATCTCTGCATATTCCTTGTTCTCTTGCTACTTTTTCAACTGCATCTGCTACTGCATCTGCAACTCTTCTATCAAAAGCATCTGGAATAATATAATTTTCATTCATTTCTTCATCAGTAATAAGAGAAGCTAATCCTCTTGCTGCTGCAAGTTTCATCTCTTCAGTTATTTTCTTAGATTTTGCTCTTAAAGCTCCTTTGAATAGTCCTGGAAATACAAGAACATTGTTTATTTGATTAGGATAGTCTGATCTTCCAGTACCTACTATTTTTGCTCCTCCAGCCAAAGCATCTTCTGGCATTATCTCAGGAGTAGGATTTGCCATTGCAAATATTACAGCATCTTTATTCATTGTTTTTACCATTTCAGTAGTAAGAATATTTCCTACAGATACTCCAACAAAAACATCTGCTCCTTGTACTGCAAATGCTAAATCTCCAGCAAGATCATTAGGATTAGTTATTTCAGCCAACTCTTTTTTAGAAAAATCATAAGATTCTTTTTCACTTCTTCTAAGAATTCCTGGTTTATCAAGAACTAATATTTCCTTTGCTCCTAAATCTCTTATAAGTTTAGTTATAGAACTTCCTGCTGCTCCTGCTCCATTCACTACAACTTTAGCATCAGAGAATTTTTTCCCTACAACTTTAAAAGCATTAATAAGTCCAGCAGCAACTACTATTGCTGTTCCATGTTGATCATCATGAAATACAGGAATATCTAATTCTTTTTTTAATCTAGTTTCTATCTCTATACATCTAGGTGCTGATATGTCTTCTAAATTTACCCCTCCAAGTCCTGGAGCTAATAATTTTACAGTTCTTATTATTTCCTCTGGATCCTTAGTATCTAAACAAATAGGAATTGCATCTACCCCTGCAAATTCTTTGAATAGTACACATTTTCCTTCCATTACTGGAAGAGCAGCTTCTGGACCAATATCTCCAAGTCCTAATACAGCTGTTCCATCAGTAATAACTGCAACCATATTTCCTTTAGCTGTATATTTATATACATCCTCTTTATTAGCTGCTATTTTTCTGCAAGGTTCTGCTACACCTGGAGAATAAGCAAGGCTCAAATCATCTTTATTGGCTACTTTTACTTTTGAAACTATTGATATCTTTCCTTTGTTTTTTTCATGCATTTCTAGTGCTCTTTCAAATACTGTTGGCATAAATATCTCCCTCCATTATTATAAATATTTTTTAAAAATTTATTTTCATTTTTTATGGTAGTGCAAACTATATTTAAATAATATATATTTACCTTTAAAGCTTTATATGATGTATTATATCCCTTTTTTGTACAAAAGTAAAGTATTTTCTTTTTTTCTTGTCTCATTTACGTATTTAATATCTAATATTGATATAATAAACTTAAACTAGTACATATATTTTCTGAAAATAAATTTTTAAAATATTTTTTTCATAAGTGTACAATATATATTATTTATTATTTTATTTTTTATAAAAATTTAGGTGATTGAAAAAAAATTTTATTTTTCAGTCACCTTTATTTTATACAATATTTTTACTTTAGTATACCTAATTTTTTCAATTTTTCTTCATTTTCTTCTACAAACTCTTCAGTAATAGCATATGATGTGATTTTAGTAACCACTATTGCAGTTCCATCAAAAGATATTTCTACTTTTTTATCTTTTTCCAAAAATTCTTCTCCTCTTTCTACAGCTTTAGCCAAATTTTCTGCATCTATTCTGTCTTTTAATCCACCTCTCATAAAAATACCTCCTCTGTTAATATATTATTATTCTATATTATATTATACTAAATTAAAATTCCTTTCCTTTAAAATAAAAAAAGCTGAGTAACATTTAAAAAAAATGTTTTACTCAGCTCTCTTTTTTGTATAATATAGTTACCACCCTAATTATACAAAGGAGACATTCATGCAAATCAAACATATTATCTCTAAAGTCAATATAACAAATCTTTTAGGTAAAATCAAGAAATATTTTAAAAATGAACATTTTGAGGATGTTAAACAGACTATTCAAAAATTCTTAGCTTGTTCTATTGATAAATCTTTTCTCTCTCTTCAATGCCCTAAGTGTCATGAGGCGCATAAAATTAAAGTTACTTGTAAATCTAGATTTTGTCCTTCCTGTGGTAAACGTTATTCTGCTGTTTGAACTGAAAAAACTTCCACTTCTCTTATTGATGTTAAACATAGAAGTGTCCTTTTTACTATTCCTGAAGAACTTAGAATGTTTTTCTTCTATGATAGAGACCTTTTAACTAAGCTTGCTTATGCTGTTAATGATGTTTTTAAATATCAATTTCATAACATTAAAGCAAAAAATCAAAGAATTCATAAAATTTCAAAATATTCCTCTAAATACTTTACTAACTCAGATATCATTCATTATGGATTGATTACTGTTATTCATACCTTTGGGCGCGATCTTAAATGGAACCCTCATATTCATGCTATTGTTACTTTAGGTGGATTCAATAAAAACTTCCAATTTCTTGAAAAAAAATATTTTCATGTCAATTCCATTGCTGGACAATGGAAAAAAATGGTTATTGATATTGTTAAATCTGGAAATTATGACAAGCCTGAAATTAAAGCTAAAGCTTATGCTGCTGCTAACTACCTTTATCGCAAAAATACAAGATTCTTTTTCAATGTTGCAAAAAATGATTTAAATAATAATATTTATGCAATTAAATATATTGGCAGATATCTGTCAAGAGCTCCTATCGCAGAATATAAAATTGTTGATTTCTATGATAATAAGGTTACTTTCTATTATGAAAGTCTTGCTGATGATAAACAAAGAATTGAGCTTACTTTAGATGTGGAAACATTTCTTTCCAAATTAATTATTCACATTCCCCCTAAACATTTCAAAATGATTAGGCGCTTTGGAATCTATTCTAGAAATATTAAATCAGAACTTAAAAACATCATGAAATTCATGAGAAAATATGTCTCTAAATATTCCAATTCTACTTTTTATCAACTTGAAATATGGAACGCTTTTGGAGTAAATCCTTTTTATTGTTTTAAATGTAATGCCAGAATGAAAGTTAAAAAAATATCATATTTTAATATACATACAGGCTCCATTTGCTGGAAAGAATATCGCTAAACAGCTGATTAACAATCAGCTTTTTTGTGCTGTCAATTTTAATCTTATTCAATTAATATATCTAATATGAATACAAAATAATTAACATTTTTTATTTTTTCAACAAATTTATCAAATTATAATTTCCTAAGAAAAAATAAAAAAGAAGATAAATAAATATCTTCTTTTACGATTATATAAATAATGAATACAAGAAATTTGCTGCTATTCCAGCTGCTAATCCTCCAATAGTATGACTAAATATTGCTTTTCCAGTCAGATCTCTATACTTTAGACTGTCCATCATAGCTACATGAGTACTTAAATATCCACTCCAACACATCCCCATACTTGTAAAGACAGCAATCTCTCTTGGACCTATTACTCCTTCTTTTATAAATTGAGGTACAAGACCAATAGCGGCTCCCACTGCTCCAAGGGCTGTTATAGGAAAGGCTATTGCCTGTGGACTGCTAAATCCAAAAAGTGGTTTTAATATAAAATTAAGTTTTGCTCCAACTATTGGAAGTATTCCTATTCCTTCATAAGCAGCTCCTGTATACCCACCTTCTGGCATACCATTTGTAAGCATAAGCACTGTTGTACATATAATAATTACTCCAGGAATTATAGCAATTCCCATATCCACTCCTACTTTTCCACCTTCTAGCATTGCCTCTAAAAATCTTCCAAAAACTGTTCCTCTTCTTATTTCTCTTGTATCAAGAACAAATTTTTCTATTTCTTTTTCTTCCTCAGATTCTCCTATACTTTTAAAATATTTTTTACTATAATGTATCATTAAATTTACACTTACTATACTTCCAACTATTGCTCCAAGATTTCCAATAAGAACTGCTTTAAAAAGATTTTCTTTCATAAGTCCGCCTTGCGCAACCATAAATGCAGAAACTATAAACCCCATTCCAAAAGATGTTCCTAAATTAGTAAGAGCTGTAAACTGATAATTTTTAAAATATTTTCTAAACTCTTTATTAGCTGCCAAGCTTAGTACAGCTGGATTATCAGATATATATGTTGTCACTATTGCCAATGCAGAAGCTCCTGGCAATCTGTACAAAGGATAAATTATAAAATAAAGCAGTTTATTTATTAGAGATATCACTCCAAATTCAGATAATATCTCTGATAGAGCCCCTGCTAATACTGCTACCCCCATTATAAAAAATACTGTGTTTATTAAAAGATCATGTGCAGTTCCCATTATTGTATTTATCATATTTACAGGTCCCATTATATTAGCTGTTGCTATGCAAGAACCTATCAGCAACCCTAAACATATAAAAGCTTCTAGGCTTATTGCTTTCTTTTTCAATTTTTCCATGTATCTATCTCCTTGGTTTTTCTCATACTACAAAAGTATAACACTGGATATAAAAGGTGTCAATAATTTTGTATTTAAATGCTTTTTAATAAAAAAAGTGTATCTTTAAACATTGCTTTATCAACATCAAAGATACACTTAAAAATATATTCAATTTTCCTTACTTAATTTTTTTCAGCATTTCTTTTACAATATTAGCTGAATTATCAGCTGCAATTATGACAAAATCTTCATATGTCATTTTAGCACTTCCATCTGCTTTATCTGAAACTGCTCTCAATACAACAAATGGTATATTATACAAGTGAGCTACCTGAGCTACAGCTCCACCTTCCATTTCTACAACAGAAGCTCCAAAGACTTTTCCTATCATCTCAACCTTATCTTTATTGGCTATAAATTGATCTCCAGTTGCTATTCTTCCAATTTTAACTTTATCTTTCCCAAGAACTTTTACAGCAGATTCATAGGCAATATCTATTAAATTTTTATCAGCTTTAAATTCTATAGATTCACTGCCTGGTATCAGTCCCATAGGTCTTCCAAAAGCCGTTAAATCAACATCATGCTGCACTAAGTCTTTTGATACAACTATATCAGCAATATTTAATTTATTATCTACTGCTCCTGCAACCCCTGTAAATATTATGCTTTCAGCTTTAAATTCTCTAATAACTGTATCTGCTCCAATAGCTGCATTTACTTTTCCAACTCCTGTTTTTAAAAGTACTACATCCTTCTCTTCAAGTATTCCTTCGTAATAAGTTATAGCTCCTATTTTTATTTCAGTCACATTTTTCATAGAATTCTTAAGAATCTCTATTTCTGAATCCATTGCTCCTATTAAAGCAATTTTTTGTGCAAAAGTAGTTATTCCTAAACAAATCATTAGCAACACTGTTATTAGTCTTTTCATCCTCTTCCCCTTTTAAAAAAAGATGATCAAAAATCTAATTTTAAATTTTTGATTCATCTTTTTATATTTTAATTATTTATTTAAAACTCTTTTTAATTCTTCTACTTTATCAACTTTTTCCCATGGAAGATCTAAATCTGTTCTTCCTATATGTCCAAATGCTGCCAAATCTTGATATTTAAATTTTCCACTTCTTAATTCAAGCGCTCTTTCTATTCCTCTTGGTGTTAAATCAAATACTTTTTTTACTGCCTCTGCTAAATCATGTTCATCTACTTTTCCTGTTCCAAATGTATCTACTTTTACTGATGTTGGTTCTACTACCCCTATTGCATATGATAATTGTATTTCACATTTATCTGCCAAGTTTGCTGCTACTATATTTTTAGCTACCCATCTTGCGGCATATGCTGCTGATCTATCTACTTTTGAAGGGTCCTTTCCTGAAAAAGCTCCTCCTCCATGTCTAAAGAACCCTCCATATGTATCTACTATTATTTTTCTTCCTGTTACTCCAGTATCTCCATGTGGTCCTCCAATTACAAATCTTCCTGTTGGATTAATATGGAAATGTTTTACCTCTTCCGGATTAAGTTCATATGATCTTAAAACTGGTTTTATTACTTTTTCTATTACTTCTTCCCTAATCTGAGCTTGAGTTACATCTGGATTATGTTGTACAGATACTACCACTGTATCAACATGATCTATTTTCCCATTTTCATCATAAGCTAAAGTCACTTGTGATTTTGCATCTGGTCTTGCCCATGGAAGTTCTTTTGCTCTAGTCATTTTAGTAAGTTTTACCAATATCTCTCTAGCTAATACAAGAGCCAACGGCATTAGTTCTGGAGTTTCTTTTACAGCTCCTCCAAACATTATTCCCTGATCTCCTGCTCCTCCAATATCTACTCCCATAGCAATATCTGGTGATTGCGCATGGATAGCACTAAGTACTCCGCAATTTGAATCAAATCCCATTCCTTCTTTGTACCCAATCTCATCTATTTTACTTCTTACAATATCCTGAATATCTATATAAGTGGTAGTTGTAATCTCTCCTCCTACAACAACCTGTCCTGTTGTACAAAATACTTCACATGCCACTCTTGAATTTGGATCATCAGCAAGACATGCATCTACTACTGCATCCGAAATTTGATCTGATACCTTATCTGGATGACCAGGTGATACAAATTCTGATGTGAAATAAGTTAAATTTTTCATTTTTCCTCCTTAAAATATATTAATAATTTAATGTTTAAGATAAAAAAATCCCTTTCACCAGACAGATGAAAGGGATTAAGTGTTAAATCCAATATTCCATCTATCAGGAGTTAGCACCACACTTAAAAAGCAGGTTGCTGAGATTTCAACGGGCCAGTCCCTCAATCTCTCTTGATGGTATTCTTTATATTTATCATTTATACCTTATTAT
This genomic window contains:
- the metF gene encoding 5,10-methylenetetrahydrofolate reductase gives rise to the protein MKISELFKRKKTIVSFEVFPPNNIYSLEDVYSSIDELAKLQPDFMSVTYGAGGATRGRTVEIASKIKNNNKIEALAHLTCLGAKKNEIDDILEQLRINNIENILALRGDKPKDGLPIEEGDFKYAQELVSYVKKKRNFSIGGAYYPEGHQETNDLLDLFNLKTKVDSGTDFLISQIFFDNESFYRFRDKLDKLHINIPLVAGIMPVTNAKQIRKITSMCGCNIPEKFQKILNKYENNTQALKEAGTAYATEQIIDLITSDIDGIHLYTMNKVDTAKKIMANIAHIREISGGSR
- a CDS encoding cobalamin-dependent methionine synthase encodes the protein MINELKKRILVLDGATGTAIQKYNLTEADFQGKKGCNEILNITRPDIIKEIHTDYIKAGADIIETNSFNCNRISLKDYGIEDMSYTLSRKGTELAREIADNFFKTSGKRIYVAGSIGPTSKSLSLPIGDTPYEREINFDHMKNIYSEQIEGVIDGGADCILIETIFDGLSAKAALIAAEDLFEKKKIQLPIMISATVNKQGKIFSGQSIESLIVALDRPSVISFGLNCSFGAKDLIPMIKKIAAFTDKYVSLYPNAGLPNENGEYEETPEITTGYLKELVDKKQVNILGGCCGTHFSHIKAIADLVENREPRPIIVKENKCFLSGNEIYNFSNKFTVIGERNNVAGSKIFKTLIEEKNYIKALEIARSQIEKGAAVLDINLDDGLLISHEEMEKFLRIIQNDPIVSKIPIMIDSSDFLTIETALKNIAGKSIVNSISLKEGEESFRKKARIIKKYGAAVVIMAFDEKGQGISFERKIEICNRSYKLLKEEKFSDLDIAFDPNILAIGTGSEDDRYNGLNFLKTVQWIKENLPHCSITGGLSNLSFAFRGNNSLRAAIHSLFIEIAKEKGMNFAIMNPNEKIPHLTSSEKNIILALINGETESLDSILDLAARLKNTSINLKSNSIPANKAINNDFESLKTRIEKALIYGGSTTFDTDINTILENMAPLDIIQNILMKGMDKIGILFEKGELYLPQLIRSASVMNKAVDILKPYMKVKADIGIKGKILMATVEGDVHDIGKNIAGTVLKCNGYEVIDLGVMVSKEKILEEAIKNNVDIITLSGLISPSLKEMEKTLFLLNNNKISVPVLIAGAATSKLHTAVKLEPLYKKRTFHTTDALDTLTIINQLIYGDKEVFMEEKTKELENLCSIYLNTKKENSEKQICLKDNFSSETVFPNQLGKQYLEFPLEKIEKYINWNFLLHNMKVKNTPLEEQTLNDAKYIFNKMKENSIKIKCSFGIFSCIKNSDTLTINDGDKSWSISFIRGKIKNKDIGISDFFNKKDFIGAFVISVTSSLFTHDNYMSIMENILLTRIAEAASEFLEIYLKEENIWVPNIRPAIGYSSIPDHSIKKIIFEIINGEKTGASLTNNFAMTPLSTVCGIYISNPKSFYFNL
- a CDS encoding putative monooxygenase: MIVVYAKSIVPEKNIDKYLEIAKKLVEETRKENGNIFYELIQDTNNKNILAFIEKWENMEVLNKHMKTSHFITLVPKLNELREGESELTIHEILF
- a CDS encoding NADP-dependent malic enzyme codes for the protein MPTVFERALEMHEKNKGKISIVSKVKVANKDDLSLAYSPGVAEPCRKIAANKEDVYKYTAKGNMVAVITDGTAVLGLGDIGPEAALPVMEGKCVLFKEFAGVDAIPICLDTKDPEEIIRTVKLLAPGLGGVNLEDISAPRCIEIETRLKKELDIPVFHDDQHGTAIVVAAGLINAFKVVGKKFSDAKVVVNGAGAAGSSITKLIRDLGAKEILVLDKPGILRRSEKESYDFSKKELAEITNPNDLAGDLAFAVQGADVFVGVSVGNILTTEMVKTMNKDAVIFAMANPTPEIMPEDALAGGAKIVGTGRSDYPNQINNVLVFPGLFKGALRAKSKKITEEMKLAAARGLASLITDEEMNENYIIPDAFDRRVADAVADAVEKVAREQGICRD
- a CDS encoding putative transposase — protein: MFFFYDRDLLTKLAYAVNDVFKYQFHNIKAKNQRIHKISKYSSKYFTNSDIIHYGLITVIHTFGRDLKWNPHIHAIVTLGGFNKNFQFLEKKYFHVNSIAGQWKKMVIDIVKSGNYDKPEIKAKAYAAANYLYRKNTRFFFNVAKNDLNNNIYAIKYIGRYLSRAPIAEYKIVDFYDNKVTFYYESLADDKQRIELTLDVETFLSKLIIHIPPKHFKMIRRFGIYSRNIKSELKNIMKFMRKYVSKYSNSTFYQLEIWNAFGVNPFYCFKCNARMKVKKISYFNIHTGSICWKEYR
- a CDS encoding 5'-methylthioadenosine/S-adenosylhomocysteine nucleosidase, which codes for MKRLITVLLMICLGITTFAQKIALIGAMDSEIEILKNSMKNVTEIKIGAITYYEGILEEKDVVLLKTGVGKVNAAIGADTVIREFKAESIIFTGVAGAVDNKLNIADIVVSKDLVQHDVDLTAFGRPMGLIPGSESIEFKADKNLIDIAYESAVKVLGKDKVKIGRIATGDQFIANKDKVEMIGKVFGASVVEMEGGAVAQVAHLYNIPFVVLRAVSDKADGSAKMTYEDFVIIAADNSANIVKEMLKKIK
- the metK gene encoding S-adenosylmethionine synthetase, with amino-acid sequence MKNLTYFTSEFVSPGHPDKVSDQISDAVVDACLADDPNSRVACEVFCTTGQVVVGGEITTTTYIDIQDIVRSKIDEIGYKEGMGFDSNCGVLSAIHAQSPDIAMGVDIGGAGDQGIMFGGAVKETPELMPLALVLAREILVKLTKMTRAKELPWARPDAKSQVTLAYDENGKIDHVDTVVVSVQHNPDVTQAQIREEVIEKVIKPVLRSYELNPEEVKHFHINPTGRFVIGGPHGDTGVTGRKIIVDTYGGFFRHGGGAFSGKDPSKVDRSAAYAARWVAKNIVAANLADKCEIQLSYAIGVVEPTSVKVDTFGTGKVDEHDLAEAVKKVFDLTPRGIERALELRSGKFKYQDLAAFGHIGRTDLDLPWEKVDKVEELKRVLNK